Proteins from a single region of Pseudodesulfovibrio portus:
- the tmcC gene encoding TmcC family electron transfer complex membrane anchor subunit: MTSLYSFVTGPLAWIAFGIFIIGSVYRLVSMYALAKAKDGSSLAYMSWFYGLRSILAWMVPFKSQGWKSDPLMTVTTFVFHIAFLLVAVFLNAHVVLWDMNFGISIPSLPTAFGDIVSFVAIAGCAVFAYRRLSLPHVKGVTRCQDWFALILVILPFITGVLAYHQIGPVLLMTILHVLSAELLIALIPFTRLSHALFVLFTRAYMGSEFGGVRHANDW, encoded by the coding sequence ATGACATCCTTATATTCTTTCGTCACCGGCCCCCTGGCTTGGATCGCCTTCGGCATCTTCATCATAGGGTCCGTCTACCGTCTGGTCAGCATGTACGCGCTGGCCAAGGCCAAGGACGGCTCCTCCCTGGCTTACATGAGCTGGTTCTACGGACTGCGGTCCATCCTCGCCTGGATGGTCCCCTTCAAGTCCCAAGGCTGGAAATCCGATCCCCTGATGACTGTCACCACCTTCGTGTTCCACATCGCCTTCCTTCTGGTGGCGGTGTTCCTGAACGCGCACGTGGTCCTGTGGGACATGAACTTCGGCATCTCCATCCCGAGCCTGCCGACCGCTTTCGGCGACATCGTCAGCTTCGTGGCCATCGCGGGCTGTGCGGTCTTCGCCTATCGTCGGCTCTCCCTGCCCCACGTCAAGGGAGTCACCCGTTGCCAGGATTGGTTTGCCCTGATCCTCGTCATCCTGCCGTTCATCACCGGCGTCCTGGCCTATCACCAGATCGGCCCGGTTCTCCTGATGACCATCCTGCACGTGCTGAGCGCTGAACTGCTGATCGCACTGATCCCGTTCACCCGCCTGAGCCACGCGCTGTTCGTCCTGTTCACCAGGGCGTACATGGGATCGGAATTCGGCGGCGTTCGCCATGCCAATGACTGGTAG
- a CDS encoding c-type cytochrome produces MKKVFAVLTLVLCFGVTAAFAVDGAGLYKTRCAKCHRDGSESSNAGGGVVLKGQSADEIEMKLNGYVDGSYGGKKKALMSRMVAKLSAEEIKALAAHIGSL; encoded by the coding sequence ATGAAAAAGGTGTTTGCTGTTTTGACCCTGGTGCTCTGTTTCGGCGTGACTGCGGCTTTTGCCGTGGATGGTGCCGGGCTGTACAAGACCCGCTGTGCCAAATGCCATCGGGACGGAAGCGAATCGTCCAATGCCGGAGGCGGCGTGGTGCTCAAGGGTCAGTCGGCCGACGAAATCGAGATGAAGCTCAACGGATATGTCGACGGCTCCTACGGCGGGAAGAAAAAGGCGCTCATGTCCCGCATGGTGGCCAAGCTGTCCGCCGAAGAGATCAAGGCCCTGGCCGCGCACATCGGTTCTCTCTAG
- a CDS encoding TadE family protein, with the protein MRKNDQTRNGSAVIEFALLMSMLLVPLLAGVWDAARLIDMNQVLTRAAREGVVLASRGDDPVTRVLDYVRAEGLTTDNLTVTVEHGVEEPGFGQEVSIALSYNFTDSTVYPWERLLPNGMGVVAYAKME; encoded by the coding sequence ATGAGAAAGAACGACCAGACCAGAAACGGCAGCGCCGTCATCGAGTTCGCCCTGCTCATGTCCATGCTGCTGGTCCCGCTGCTGGCAGGGGTATGGGACGCGGCCCGGCTCATCGACATGAACCAGGTGCTCACCCGGGCCGCGCGCGAAGGCGTGGTCCTGGCCTCGCGTGGCGACGACCCGGTGACCCGGGTGCTCGACTATGTCCGCGCCGAAGGCCTGACAACCGACAACTTGACGGTCACCGTCGAGCACGGAGTAGAAGAGCCGGGCTTCGGCCAGGAGGTCTCGATCGCCCTCAGTTACAATTTCACAGACAGCACGGTTTATCCCTGGGAGCGCCTCCTGCCCAACGGGATGGGCGTCGTTGCCTATGCCAAGATGGAGTAA
- a CDS encoding HAMP domain-containing methyl-accepting chemotaxis protein, with protein sequence MSIKWKLLLMVGLPVSAIIIIFVIGLYSFGTIDSSSTATNSLHMDRATMINADRDAYQAQVGVMNAMNAPSVKALEAFKADVNENVQQTHDRIIGPGENFTSDMAGTFDAFKSAFETWKTKTTNILKLTDETLEANLLGAEEAKAALASFDAMRNVIDELGTTAEDRLKNPGLPIGERMAYEQALALILNADRDAYQAYVAQLLIARTRDIAEVKDLAASFNENLNQTRDRVTGGADKLAARGAQLKAQFLVQLDEWQQHSQKAVDLATANIEKNLRKAELFVQSEKDFSTMRGTIDELGNMELTRVEERVASMNETISFTIWLYAAISAIFTLAAVIVAWLFSVKLAAVIKRAADVVTSLARGDFNVGLDVRRNDEIGQMSNAISGMISKLRSIVMEVQTATGNVASGSQELAGSSESLSQGATEQASSVEEVSSAMEQITASISQNADSSAKTESIARQTADEARKGGEAVQQTVTAMTQIAEKISIIEEIARQTNLLALNAAIEAARAGEQGKGFAVVAAEVRKLAERSGTAAAEIGELSSSSVAVATKAGELLNSIVPSIENTAEMVQDISAASSEQNTGASEINTALQQLDTVVQANAGVSEEIASTAEELSAQAEQLESTMAFFRLGDGHAPATRTVTRKPAKMLAAAEPEEGMTLDMDDGDDAFERF encoded by the coding sequence ATGAGCATCAAATGGAAACTGCTCCTCATGGTAGGCCTGCCTGTCTCGGCCATAATCATTATTTTTGTAATAGGCCTTTACAGCTTCGGCACCATCGACTCGAGTTCGACTGCGACGAACAGCCTGCACATGGACCGGGCGACGATGATCAATGCCGATCGCGACGCCTACCAGGCCCAGGTGGGGGTCATGAATGCCATGAACGCACCCTCCGTAAAAGCGCTGGAGGCATTCAAGGCCGATGTGAACGAAAACGTCCAGCAGACCCATGACCGCATCATCGGTCCCGGCGAAAACTTCACGAGCGACATGGCCGGGACCTTCGACGCATTCAAGTCCGCCTTCGAGACGTGGAAGACGAAAACGACGAACATCCTCAAGTTGACGGACGAAACCCTCGAAGCGAACCTGCTGGGCGCAGAAGAGGCCAAGGCCGCCCTGGCTTCCTTCGACGCCATGCGCAACGTCATCGACGAACTCGGGACCACCGCCGAGGACCGGCTTAAGAATCCGGGCCTGCCCATAGGGGAACGGATGGCCTACGAACAGGCCCTCGCCCTCATCCTCAACGCCGACCGTGACGCATACCAGGCATACGTGGCCCAGCTCCTCATCGCCCGGACCCGGGATATCGCCGAGGTCAAGGACCTCGCGGCATCCTTCAACGAGAACCTCAACCAGACCCGTGACCGGGTGACCGGGGGGGCCGACAAGCTCGCTGCCAGGGGAGCACAGCTCAAGGCGCAGTTTCTCGTCCAACTGGACGAATGGCAGCAGCACAGCCAGAAGGCTGTGGACCTGGCCACGGCCAACATCGAGAAGAACCTGCGGAAGGCCGAACTGTTTGTGCAGAGCGAAAAGGACTTCTCCACCATGCGCGGCACCATCGACGAACTCGGCAACATGGAGTTGACCCGCGTGGAAGAGAGGGTGGCCTCCATGAACGAGACCATCAGCTTCACCATATGGCTCTATGCCGCCATTTCCGCCATCTTCACCCTGGCCGCCGTCATCGTCGCCTGGCTGTTCTCCGTCAAACTGGCAGCAGTGATCAAACGGGCCGCCGACGTGGTCACCTCCCTAGCCCGGGGCGACTTCAACGTGGGGCTTGATGTCCGGCGCAACGACGAGATCGGCCAGATGTCGAACGCCATTTCCGGCATGATCAGCAAGCTCCGGTCCATAGTCATGGAAGTCCAGACCGCCACGGGCAACGTGGCCTCGGGCAGCCAGGAACTGGCCGGTTCCTCTGAATCCCTGAGCCAGGGAGCGACCGAGCAGGCGTCCTCCGTGGAAGAGGTCTCCTCGGCCATGGAGCAGATCACCGCCTCCATCAGCCAGAACGCGGACAGTTCCGCGAAGACCGAATCCATCGCCCGCCAGACCGCAGACGAGGCGCGCAAGGGCGGAGAGGCCGTGCAGCAGACCGTCACGGCCATGACCCAGATCGCCGAAAAGATTTCCATCATCGAGGAGATCGCCCGGCAGACCAACCTCCTGGCCCTCAATGCCGCCATCGAGGCCGCCCGGGCCGGAGAGCAGGGCAAGGGCTTCGCGGTCGTCGCCGCCGAGGTGCGGAAGCTGGCCGAACGAAGCGGCACCGCCGCCGCCGAAATCGGGGAGCTGTCTTCCTCTTCGGTTGCGGTCGCCACCAAGGCGGGCGAGCTGCTCAACTCCATCGTGCCCAGCATCGAAAACACCGCCGAAATGGTACAGGATATCTCCGCCGCCAGTTCCGAGCAGAACACAGGGGCTTCGGAGATCAACACCGCCCTCCAGCAACTCGACACCGTGGTCCAGGCAAACGCCGGAGTGTCCGAAGAAATCGCCTCCACGGCGGAAGAGCTGTCGGCACAGGCCGAGCAGCTGGAAAGCACCATGGCCTTCTTCCGCCTCGGAGACGGTCACGCCCCTGCGACCCGGACCGTGACCCGGAAACCCGCAAAGATGCTCGCTGCCGCCGAGCCGGAGGAAGGCATGACCCTCGACATGGACGACGGGGACGACGCCTTCGAGCGGTTCTGA
- a CDS encoding Tad domain-containing protein: MTHIRNLFADRNGSATVMVSLSLAALMGLTALAVDLGRAYLKHSALQTAADAGALAGANSLLAEGRDFAKLRAIVTRYAARNLQDADVPGVALQDTDIVFLKDGVPDEENPNQVEVTVTLSGERENAFPLYFGKAVNVPAMDISAVSRAGIVGICSSKCVKPFVVPTKFTWDDEAAPGTKYYRNGELDIESLQELDSVVVQGYSQEDVGTRIIIKPGDPSLAIAPGQYNLVDLPPLNKGVPTTGAAMVKENIEGCTGSNSEATVEPGDELLIEPGNSAGPVKAGANTLIGMDPYARWDTSTNSVEGSSYPDPLDSPRVIIISFYDPRDPPSGGRNSLIIYELGAFFIEDVDSTGNVSARFMNTLAVEPDPTDSTECLLRMSRILLDSSRM, encoded by the coding sequence ATGACACATATCCGAAATCTCTTCGCCGACCGGAACGGATCGGCCACCGTCATGGTCAGCCTGAGCCTGGCGGCCCTGATGGGACTGACCGCCCTGGCCGTTGACCTGGGGCGGGCCTACCTCAAGCACAGCGCCCTCCAGACAGCCGCCGACGCGGGAGCGCTGGCCGGGGCCAATTCGCTGCTGGCCGAAGGCAGGGACTTTGCAAAGCTCCGGGCCATCGTCACCCGGTATGCCGCCCGGAACCTCCAGGACGCGGACGTGCCCGGCGTCGCCCTGCAGGATACGGACATCGTCTTCCTCAAGGACGGCGTCCCGGACGAGGAAAACCCCAACCAGGTGGAAGTGACCGTCACCCTCAGCGGTGAGCGCGAAAACGCCTTCCCGCTCTATTTCGGCAAGGCCGTAAACGTTCCCGCCATGGACATCTCGGCGGTCTCCCGCGCAGGCATTGTGGGCATCTGCTCATCCAAGTGCGTCAAGCCCTTCGTGGTGCCCACCAAGTTCACCTGGGACGACGAGGCCGCACCCGGCACAAAGTACTACCGGAACGGCGAGCTGGATATCGAGAGCCTGCAGGAGTTGGACAGCGTGGTGGTCCAGGGATACTCCCAGGAGGACGTGGGCACCCGGATCATCATCAAGCCCGGCGACCCGAGCCTGGCCATCGCCCCGGGCCAGTACAACCTGGTGGACCTGCCCCCCCTGAACAAGGGAGTTCCCACCACCGGCGCGGCCATGGTCAAGGAGAACATCGAAGGATGCACCGGCTCCAACAGCGAAGCCACCGTGGAACCCGGCGACGAGCTGCTCATAGAGCCGGGCAATTCCGCCGGACCGGTCAAGGCCGGGGCAAACACCCTCATCGGCATGGACCCCTATGCCCGCTGGGACACCTCCACCAACTCCGTGGAAGGAAGCTCCTACCCCGACCCCCTGGACAGCCCCAGGGTCATCATCATCTCGTTCTACGATCCGCGCGACCCGCCATCCGGAGGGAGAAACTCCCTCATCATCTACGAACTGGGCGCGTTTTTCATCGAAGACGTGGACAGCACGGGCAACGTTTCCGCGCGGTTCATGAACACCCTGGCCGTGGAGCCGGACCCGACCGACAGCACCGAATGCCTGCTGCGCATGAGCCGGATTCTGCTCGACTCGAGCCGGATGTAA
- a CDS encoding TadE family protein gives MQSSRNNRKRRGMAAVEMALVLPIFMLLLTGIMDASRLYWTRSVVRDAAFEGARMAILHEPTVEQVKTVVAEELAAAGLGTLSEVTVGDREPEQPVDVTVTVPFEFYVLGNIVPSLGGNKPISATAVMTHER, from the coding sequence ATGCAAAGTTCACGCAACAACCGGAAAAGACGCGGAATGGCCGCGGTGGAGATGGCGCTGGTGCTGCCCATATTCATGCTGCTCCTGACGGGCATCATGGATGCCTCCAGGCTCTACTGGACGCGAAGCGTGGTCCGGGACGCCGCCTTTGAAGGCGCGCGCATGGCCATTCTGCACGAACCCACCGTCGAACAGGTGAAGACCGTGGTGGCCGAGGAACTCGCCGCCGCAGGGCTCGGCACGCTATCCGAAGTCACGGTCGGCGACCGCGAGCCGGAACAGCCGGTGGACGTCACGGTCACCGTACCGTTCGAGTTCTATGTCCTGGGAAACATCGTCCCCTCCCTCGGGGGGAACAAGCCGATTTCGGCCACGGCCGTCATGACGCACGAGAGATAG
- a CDS encoding SCO family protein: MRALIASAVLVALLAAHGWAVGVGESAQMGDMTHEAMDGTMDHSEPGMESMDEADHDHERMMEETEEAGLPVGVEEKLGNLLPSVEFTDSEGNRVNLRELADIPMILLPIYYRCPDVCNMLQGSMASILPDVKLTPGKEIRVVSLSFDPRETPKDAARAKRNYTAISGDGFPPEQWTFLTGDEQAIDAALDSIGYTVQKQGGLWAHPVAAIAVAPGGKVVRYLYGTTFLPFDITMAGMEAAQGKTGLSVKRLLSYCYNYDPQGRRYVFDILRVSGYSILGFIVIFAAWLFFGGRKKER, translated from the coding sequence GTGCGCGCGCTGATAGCATCTGCCGTTCTTGTCGCCCTGCTGGCCGCCCATGGTTGGGCGGTCGGCGTGGGCGAGTCCGCCCAAATGGGGGACATGACGCATGAGGCCATGGACGGAACCATGGATCATTCGGAGCCCGGCATGGAATCCATGGACGAGGCGGATCACGACCATGAACGGATGATGGAGGAGACCGAGGAGGCGGGGCTGCCCGTGGGCGTCGAGGAAAAGCTCGGCAACCTGCTCCCGTCGGTTGAGTTCACCGACTCCGAAGGCAATCGCGTCAACCTGCGCGAGCTTGCCGACATCCCGATGATCCTTTTGCCCATCTATTACCGATGCCCGGACGTCTGCAACATGCTCCAGGGGTCCATGGCCTCCATCCTGCCTGACGTGAAGCTTACGCCCGGCAAGGAGATCAGGGTGGTCTCCCTGAGCTTCGATCCGCGCGAGACCCCCAAGGACGCGGCCCGCGCCAAGCGCAACTACACGGCCATTTCCGGGGACGGGTTCCCGCCGGAGCAGTGGACGTTCCTCACCGGCGACGAGCAGGCCATCGACGCCGCCCTGGATTCCATCGGCTACACCGTGCAGAAGCAGGGCGGCCTGTGGGCCCATCCCGTGGCGGCCATCGCCGTCGCACCCGGCGGCAAGGTGGTCCGCTACCTCTACGGCACCACCTTCCTTCCTTTCGACATCACCATGGCGGGCATGGAAGCGGCCCAGGGCAAGACCGGCCTGTCGGTCAAGCGGCTGCTTTCCTACTGCTACAACTACGACCCCCAGGGACGGCGCTACGTCTTCGACATCCTGCGCGTCTCGGGGTACTCCATTCTGGGCTTTATCGTCATATTCGCGGCCTGGTTGTTTTTCGGAGGCAGGAAGAAGGAGCGGTAG
- the tmcD gene encoding electron transfer complex subunit TmcD, whose translation MGKISSWDWEIGQKTVVESLSPLDGHEWQEEPYVSPDGETIAAIVKVGDGEFSIRTNNTVWEATFEKIWYPKFSPDGRLTAICQQDMEWALFADGESVGEATDYVWDTLISEDGSTFATMYKSMEQYGMCVNGEPWENLYENLSQPALSKDGAHTAGVAQVKSMAAADLEAFKSGAYSVVVDGKPWDNMYVNIWTPRFNDAGDKVAAQVRVTVYDNTIAVDDVPWTKTFNQVWEPVFNPKDDSVAAPAREGGKWGVAKDGAFIWEPRYIQCLELQYDASGDNLWAVVATSYGQFTACRNNAPWSETYPTANDLVVSPDGTRAGLLTSEYNENFKIVVDGTAWTGTYDMAWPVAFSADSKNVACMVEKDGKRRILVNGKAYERDFDQAWPPVFNEDGTKVLIRAIENNSYVRIVADVAQF comes from the coding sequence ATGGGAAAAATCTCCTCTTGGGATTGGGAAATCGGCCAGAAAACGGTCGTTGAGTCCCTCTCCCCTCTCGATGGACACGAATGGCAGGAAGAGCCGTATGTCTCTCCTGACGGTGAAACCATCGCCGCAATCGTCAAGGTCGGCGACGGCGAATTCTCCATTCGTACCAACAACACAGTTTGGGAAGCCACGTTCGAAAAGATCTGGTATCCGAAGTTTTCTCCGGACGGACGGCTGACCGCCATCTGTCAGCAGGACATGGAATGGGCTCTGTTTGCGGACGGTGAATCTGTCGGCGAAGCCACGGACTACGTCTGGGACACGCTGATCAGCGAAGACGGTTCCACGTTCGCAACCATGTACAAGTCCATGGAACAGTACGGCATGTGCGTCAACGGCGAGCCGTGGGAAAACCTCTATGAGAACCTCAGCCAGCCCGCGCTGTCGAAAGACGGCGCCCACACGGCAGGCGTGGCCCAGGTCAAGTCAATGGCCGCAGCCGACCTCGAAGCTTTCAAGAGCGGCGCTTACTCCGTGGTCGTGGACGGCAAGCCCTGGGACAACATGTACGTCAACATCTGGACGCCGCGGTTCAACGATGCCGGCGACAAGGTCGCCGCGCAGGTCCGCGTCACCGTCTACGACAACACCATCGCCGTGGACGACGTGCCCTGGACCAAGACCTTCAACCAGGTCTGGGAACCGGTCTTCAACCCCAAGGACGACTCCGTGGCCGCCCCGGCCCGCGAAGGCGGCAAGTGGGGCGTGGCCAAGGACGGCGCGTTCATCTGGGAACCGCGTTACATCCAGTGTCTGGAATTGCAGTACGACGCTTCCGGCGACAACCTGTGGGCCGTGGTGGCCACCAGCTACGGGCAGTTCACCGCATGCAGGAACAACGCCCCCTGGAGCGAAACCTACCCCACCGCCAACGACCTGGTCGTCAGCCCCGACGGCACCCGTGCCGGGCTGCTGACCAGCGAGTACAACGAGAACTTCAAGATCGTTGTGGACGGCACCGCCTGGACCGGCACATACGACATGGCCTGGCCTGTCGCCTTCTCTGCCGATTCCAAGAACGTGGCCTGCATGGTGGAAAAGGACGGCAAGCGCCGCATCCTGGTCAACGGCAAGGCTTACGAGCGCGACTTCGACCAGGCGTGGCCCCCGGTCTTCAACGAGGACGGCACCAAGGTGCTGATCCGCGCCATCGAAAACAACAGCTATGTCCGCATCGTTGCCGACGTGGCCCAATTCTAG